TCATCTCAGCAAGTTCTCGGCGCGCCGCTTCCCAAACTTGCGGGTCGTTGTTCCAACTAAGATCCGTTAACACCCACGTGGGGTCGGTTGAATCGTTCACCCCATATTCCCACAAAACTTGCGGAATCATGGCTTCAACAAGAGCCGCTACCTTTGCAGGGTCAATCGCCGCTGCCATGGTTAGGTAATCCACATCTTGAATACCTCGACGCCAATGTTTGAGCCGCAAACTCGCAATCGGGCCCAACACTTCATAAGATTCTTCAGGAAAAACTTTATCGGTGCCAGGATAAAAGAACACGCCATCACCATTGGTATAATTCCAGCCCGTCTCTCCGGCTATGGGATCCACAGAACTCGTGGTCCCAAAAGTTTTAGCCTGTTTAAAAACATTGGTCTGCCCAGCACCGGCTTGAAAATTATTATAATAGGTCGATTCCCAAATAAACCAACGATTAATCTGCTTTTTATATTGCCCCCAGGCCAATTCACGCAAGGCAATACCATCATCTTCAATGCAAAGCGAGCCCGAAGCTGGCCGCTTACCATTGTATAAAAAGATTTTTTTGGTGGGATGGTTTTTATAATAAGTAAGCGTTGGTTCCCATTCGGCTGGTATGCCCACGGTAATCGTTGAGGCTGGAATATCTAAACTGGGGGTATTTTGTTTGGCATCAGGTGCCCAAATTGTTGCAAAGCTGGGCATAAGCTTGCCCGGGCCGGGGTTCGATTTTATCCAACCCGCCCACTGCTCAATCTGGGCAAAATTTGAACTCTCATCAATGAGGTATAAAAAATATTCGGTTTCGGGGGCATTTGCCTTAAACCAATTCACCCAATTATTGGTATGCAACCACATCCCAGCTTGCCCCTCATTCTGCCAAGACCAAGTACTATAAGTTCCAATCGAAAAAACATTATTGCCTACCCCAAGACCTGGGCCATCGTATCCATGGGCCTTGGTAAATAAATTTCCATTTAAACGAGGCAGCCAGTCAGGCCGGGGGGCATCGATATTCCACGGCTCTTCTCCAAAATTAGCATCAATCAAAGAAATTTTGTGACGATGGGCCAGTAAAAAATGCCGATCCCTTACCAATTTTAAATCAAAAACTTTTGATGAGTCACTCGGAAAGGGTTCTCCGACGTACCGCTGATTCACATCCCCATAACCTAGGTGAAGCATGGTTTTAGAATTGGGAACATCGGGCAAAGTAAAATTATAAACCTTGAGTTGCACCGGGATTTCGTAAGTGAGTAGGCCACCTTCATAAATTAAAATATTGCCCCAATAAATTCCTGCCGGAGTTTCTTTAGGGATATAAAGATCTACCCAAATACTTTGGTTTTTCCCTTTGCCTATTGAAAATAAATTATTCCATTCCAAGGGCACTGCAATATCGGGATAAAACTTGTCGTGGTCGGGCCTGTCTTGCCACAAGCCCTGCCCCGCCCCTTCACCGGTATAGGGCCTTTGCATTCGCTCAGGAAGATGCCGTTCATCATACCACTCATAAGAAAATTTACTTAAACCTTTGATCGGTAAATATCTAACATAGAATAGCTCTATGTTTCTCCCCACCCAATTATAAACTCCATCACCGCTGACCGGCTGTGAAGTAATCTTGAACCCCTCCGGGCCGGTCAATTCGGCTAGAGAAACTTTGATATCGGGAACATCAAGCTTTGCCGATTCAAGAATCAAATTAAAGGCAACCACTTCATTTTTGGCACCAAAGATTTGGATCTTTTGCCCATCCCATACGCTATTCAAAACATTTTGGGGATTTCCATTCGCCCGCAATTCTTCTTGCGTGACTTTATCTTCACCCGTGTTGGCCCACACCGCACTTAATTTTGTGTTAGCAGAAATTTTAGTGACCGGAAGGGCATCATTATTAGGCTCATCACTACTCGGCTCAGCCGCACCACAACCTAAGCAGGCTAAACACAAAACCAACGCCCAGCATTTTTTTATAAAATACACCGACTTAAAAGCCCACCTCACATCTTTCTTTTCGGCTGCCACGATGATAAGGTTGCGTCAATGGAATTTGCAACCCCGCTTTTACAAAATGAAATTGAGTCTTACCTCGAGCTTAAATTCGATGCCTTCTACCTATTGGGCCGAAGCGTCGCCGGTATCGAAACGGTCATTACCATCCCCCAGCTTGACTTAACCTTTGACACCGGCAGGGCCCCCACTTTTGCCTATCCCATGAATCACCTAGCCCTTTCCCATTGGCACTTAGACCACGCCGGTGGTTTAGCCTACTACTTGGGTTTGCGCCGCTTGGCCTCATTGCCTGCGCTTAATATCATCGTTCCATCCACGAAAGTAGCAGCTACTCAAAATTATTTAGAAGGGCTCAAACAGGTCTGCGAAAGCAAAATTGAATTTAAAGTCTTAGATGCCGCAAACAGCTTGCGGCTTAGAAGGGACATTCTACTAACTTCTATTCCTTCTTATCATTGCGTGCCTAGCTGCGGCTATTTAATCTTGCAACACAAAAAGAAATTAAAACCAGAATATAAAAATTTAAGTGAAGCTGAAATTAAGGCCCTAAAAATGCAAGGCACCCCAATTGAAACCATCGAATCCATCCCCTTATTAGCCTATTCTGGCGACACCAAGGGTGAATTTTTTGCCACCCCCGCCAGCACTGCCCAATATTTGATGATGGAATGTTCTTTTTTTGGAGATCTCTCCGAATATGACAAAGTTCGCCACTACGGCCACACCCACATCCTCGACTGGAAAAATTTTGCCGATCAAATTCAAAGCCAACACATCATTATGATCCACACCAGTCAACGCTATTCCAAAAAAGAAATCGAACTCGCCTGTCAAAAAAATTTACCTAAACATTTATTAGATCGACTGATTATTCTTCGATAAATGGGTGGATTTTAGTCAGTGGAGCCATTTGATGAGCACCATGAAATACGGTGAGAATGGCAACTTCTTTACCTAGTTTATAGATCACCCGATAATTACCTATAATGATTTCCCGAATTTCTTCCCGTTTTAGCTCAGGAACGACACGCCCTGATCTAGGAAATTTCTTAAGACGAGTAACTTTTTTTCTTACCGATTCTGCCCACTTTAAAGCAGCTTTCTTCTTATCAAGAGCAACGATTTCTGTAATATGAAGGAGATCTTTGAAGGCTTTTGGCGACCAAGTAATTTTCACAATCTTTCCAAACGAGCAAAAAGATTTTTGAATATTTCTTCGTGAGAAATGCCTTTACCACTCTCAATTTCCTCTTCCCCCTTAGCAATGGCTGCAAACAAGTCCCTTTCATATTGAATTTTCTCATAAACTTGAGGGCTTAACACTACTGCGGCAGAATGACCATTCTGAGTCAACACAACCGTACGTTTTTTCTTATGAATTTCCTGAAGATAATCAGCAGTTTTCTTTCTAAACTCCGAAACAGAAATAATATCTTCAGCTAAATTTGGTTTCATTAAAAATCCTTTAAAAGTTCTTAAAAACACCTTTAAAATACTCTTTTGAAAGTCAATAGTCAAGATTCAATACTTCTAATCCAAAAATCGATCCTGCAGATCAGAGGTTGGGGTCATGCAGGTTTCTTTTTTACCAAAATAACGGTACCTGTATTTAGAAATCAATCGATAAAAGATATTTCGAATGCCTTCCGGAATAAAGATGAAAATATAGCCAAGCCTCAACCATCCACCCATCGTTCTAGCAATATGAAGCCCGGCTGAAGATTTTAAATAACACTGGTCTTTCTCTAAAAAAATCATCGTATTTAATTCACTATCTGGAAGCCCCAGCGCTTCAAGGATGGCCTGGCCGGCCTTAGACTGTAACGAAGCAAAATAAAATTTTTTATGAGGGTCTCTTTTAATAATAAACTGCACCCAAAAATTACACAAATTACAAACCCCATCGAAAAAAACGATGGGTCGATGAATATCCTTAAAATAATTTGGAACCTCTATGTGCATACTTTAGAATGATAAAAAATTGTAATTCAACATGACATGTGGTTTTAGGGTAATCTTATGTTAAACAAACTATTCCACTATGGGGTACTGATAGCAAGTCTCCTCGTCATTTCATGTACTCAAGCTAACAACAAAGGAATCATTCGACTGCTGAATGTTTCTTACGACCCTACGCGCGAGTTGTATCAAGAAATCAATACGGCTTTTGCAAAACAATGGTTGGAAAAAACGCAGCAAACGATCAAGATCGATCAATCCCATGGTGGCTCTGGCAAGCAAGCTCGTTCGGTCATTGATGGGCTTGAGGCAGACATTGTAACGCTGGCTTTGGCCTACGACATTGACAGCATCGCACAAAAAGCAAAAATTTTGCCAGCCGACTGGCAAAATCGTTTACCCAATAATAGTTCACCTTATACTTCAACGATTGTTTTCTTAGTTAGAAAAGGCAATCCCAAGGGGATTCAAGACTGGAGCGATCTGGTAAAACCAGGGATTGCGGTGATTACCCCCAATCCCAAAACCTCGGGTGGTGCCAGGTGGAATTATTTGGCCGCCTGGGGTTATGCCTTAAAAAACAATAGCAACGACGAGGCTAAGGCCAAAGAATTCATCGGCCAACTTTTTAAAAACGTCCCCGTTTTAGATTCCGGGGCTCGTGGCTCCACCACGACTTTTATTGAACGCAATCTTGGCGACGTACTGATCGCCTGGGAAAACGAAGCCTTGCTGGTGAGTAAAAAATTAAGCCCAGGGCAATTTGATATTGTCACCCCTTCTATCAGCATCTTGGCCGAACCCCCGGTCACCTTAGTCGATAAAAATGTCGACCGTCACAACACACGTGAAGTCGCAAAAGCCTATCTTGATTTCCTTTATACCGATGCAGCCCAGGAAGTCATTGCCAAGAACTATTACCGGCCCCAATCAGCCACCGTAGCAGCAAAGTACGCTGCTCAATTTCCCAAAACTACACTTTTGACAATTGGCCATGACTTTGGAGGCTGGCAACAAACCCAGAACAAACACTTTGCCGACGGAGGAATCTTCGACCAGATTTACCAACCCGGCAAATAAAAAATCGCTCCTATTATTTACAATTAGGGCCACGTCTTTTCGAGGTAGGGAGAGGTCAAGGGAGAGCCCGCGCCCGGTTGGCCTAGTCGGGCTTAAAAATTTTTTGTTTTTGATTGAATTAGAGTATTCCTTCGTCATCCTCTAATTCAAAAAAACAATAAAATTTTTAAGCCCTCTTACGGCCGCCCTCCTGCGCTGAAAGGCTCTCCCTTGGCCTCTCCCTACCTCGAAAAGACTTCTTCTCAAATATTTGAGAAATGTGAAAAGTTTTACTGAAGTTGGCTGAAGCTGGAAGGGGTTTGTCCCTGTCGCTTCGCTCAGGGTAAACTCCGGCTTTCACCACTATGGCTATATAGCCGTGAAAGCCGAGACTTTGAGTGCGCCCAGGGGCCGTAACCCCTGGGGCGACTCAGGACCCCTGGAAGCTTCTGCCGACTTCAGTAAAACTTTTTAGATGCGGCAATATGCAAATGAAATAAGAAATTTCCTTTCTTCTCGAGGGTAAAAAGATTATGAGGTTGCTATGCAATTTTCGTGGAAAAAGCCCAGCATTCTGCCCGGTTTTAAGTTAACGCTCGGGTATAGTTTGTTTTATTTGTCGTTGCTCGTGCTTATTCCACTCTCTACCTTATTCCTCAAATCAGCTTCCCTCCATTGGGCAGACTTTTGGGAAATAATTACCGCACCAAGGGTATTAGCCGCCTATCGCTTAAGTTTGCTAACCGCACTCATCGCAGCAGCCGTTAATACAGTTTTTGGTTTATTATTAGCCTGGGTTTTAACTCGCTATTCTTTTCCAGGAAAACGCATTATGGATAGTCTCGTTGATCTCCCCTTTGCCTTGCCTACAGCCGTGGCTGGCATTACCTTAACAACCTTATACGCCCCGAATGGGTTGATCGGAAAATATCTGGCGGCCCTCGGGATTAACGCGGCCTACACACCCCTAGGCATCATCCTAGCCTTAACCTTTATTAGTCTGCCCTTTGTTGTGCGTACGGTGCAACCCGTCCTCGAAACCCTCGACCCCGACATGGAAGAGGCCTCCGCTTGCCTAGGCGCAAAACGCCTCGCCACTTTTTTTTATATTATTCTCCCCCAACTCAGGCCTGCCTTATTCACCGGTTTTTCCTTAGCCTTTGCCAGGGCCTTGGGTGAATATGGATCGGTGGTTTTTATTTCGGGGAATATGCCTTTTAAAACCGAAATGACTCCGTTACTTATCATGACCAAATTAGAACAATTCGATTACACCGGCGCTACTTCCATCGCGGTGGTCATGTTATTATTTTCTTTTCTTATCCTTATGACGATTAACCTCATGAATTGGAAACTCGCAAAATGAGGCAAAATCATAATTTGATACAACCCAAACAAAAATGGCTGCACGGCTTTTGGTTCATTCTTGCTTTGAGTTTCTTTTCACTATTTATTTTAGTGCCGCTTTTTGCCGTTTTTTCAAACGCCTTATCCAAAGGTTGGCAATTATATTTTCATTCTATTGCCGAACCCGACGCGATGGCCTCCATCAAATTAACTTTACTAACCGCTAGCATCAGCATCCCACTCAATTTAATTTTTGGCTTCGCGGCTTCTTGGGCCATTGCCAAATTTGATTTTGTGGGGAAAAAATTTCTTATCACACTGATTGATTTACCTTTCAGCGTTTCACCGGTTATTTCGGGTATGATCTTTGTGTTGCTCTTTGGTGCTCAAGGTTACTTAGGCCCCTGGCTCATGGCCCACAATATTAAAATTATCTTCACCCCTTTCGCTATTATCATTGCAACGTTATTTGTCACCTTCCCCTTTGTCGCACGGGAATTAATCCCTTTGATGGAATCACTCGGTAACGATCAAGAAGAAGCGGCCCTAACCTTAGGCGCTTCCGCTTGGCAGACATTTTTTCATGTCACCTTGCCTAACGTTAAATGGGCCTTGCTTTACGGAGTCATTTTGTTAAATGCCCGTGCGATGGGTGAATTTGGGGCAGTTTCCGTGGTGTCAGGTCATATTCGGGGGCACACCAACACCATGCCCTTGCATGTAGAAATTCTTTACAACGAATATGACTTTGTAGGGGCCTTTGCTGTAGCAAGTTTGCTGGCTTTATTAGCTTTGTTCACCATTGTTGCCAAAAGCTTAGTAGAGTGGAAGTCCAATATTAAAAGGGAAGTTCTGGCATGAGCATTTTTGTCTCTAAATTAGAAAAGAAGTTTAACAAATTTATCGCCGTACGCAATGTAACCTTTCAAGTAGAAGACGGAGAATTTGTCACCCTGCTTGGCCCTTCGGGCTCAGGCAAATCAACGATTTTACGCTGTATTGCAGGCCTAGAAAAACCTGAGTCTGGGCACATTCAAATCAATGGCGAAGATGTAACCGGCGTTTCGGTGCAAGATCGCAAAGTGGGTTTTGTTTTCCAACACTATGCCCTCTTTAGCCACATGACCGTGGGTGAAAATATCGGTTTCGGCTTGAAAGTAAAAGGCACCCACAAAAAAGATCGGCAAGCCCGAATTGATGAGCTCATTGATTTATTTGAATTGGAGGGCTTTGAAAATCGCCTCCCCTCGCAGCTCTCCGGGGGCCAACGCCAGCGGGTGGCCTTAGCCAGGGCTTTAGCGCCCGAGCCTAAATTACTTTTGCTCGACGAACCCTTTGGCGCACTCGATACTCGCTTGCGCAAAGAACTGCGCACATGGATAAAGGCCCTGCATGATCGCATTCGCCTAACCACCGTCATGGTCACGCACGATCAAGATGAAGCCTTGGAACTTTCCAACCGAATTGTGGTGATTAATAAAGGCCTAGTAGAACAAGACGACAGCCCGTGGGCCATTTTTAATAAACCAGCCTCGGAATTTGTCGCTAAATTTGTAGGCGAAACCAATCAAGTCACAGGCACGGCTTATAATCAATTGATCGAGTGGGGCCCTTTTAAATTTTGGGCACCCCATGTACCGGATGGCAAAAAGGCCATTGTCTTATTTCGACCCAACGATGTTTATGTAAGTTCTCGTGCCGAAGAGGGTTCTGCACCTGGCACCATTCAATCCCTTCAGTTTCTCGGTGCTTTGGATTGTTTAGAAATAAAATTAGAAAATCAATTTGTTGTCATGGCCTACGTACCCAAAGGCGTAGCTGAACAAAGCCGTTTTTCGGTAGGCAAACACATCCATGTGAGCATCACGACTGCCCATGTGTTTGAAACAAAATAATCGCAAGGAGCAAACATGTATCCACGGAACATCCTCTCAATCCTTGCCTTACTTTGGCTAGTCATACTGTCGCCTAGGGTAGGCAACCCAGACCCTGCCACAAAAACAGGAGCTGTCTTGGCTGAATTTGAAAAACTCATGGCCATGCAATGTAATGTCACTCAATTTGGGATCTCAACGCCACTCGAAGCTCGTATCTTAAAAAACATCCCCTATGCCATTGTAGGTCGACCCTTTACTTCACCTGAACTGACCGAGCTCTTTAATAAAGACGATGGCTGGTATAAACCTGGCTCTTCTTCAGACGTTAAAATAAAGCCAGAACATGAGGCCTGTATTACTCGGCTACAAAAGCGCGAAGATCAACTTCGCCGCTCTGTCAAAATGGATGCGGAAGTAGAAAGGGTTTTTATACGTGACCCAAAGATTTTTCTTGGCCTACGAGCTTATCCCAAGGCCACTTACAAAACTACAAATACTACCTTTGAGAAAGGCAAACATTGGCAATGGAGTGCCATCGATATTTCTCCGGGTTCTTGCGGAGGGGATGGTAGCCCCAATCAGCGGGGAGACTGTGCAGGCATCATGATTTCATGCGAACTACCGGAGAATATCAATGACTTAAAATTTCTTCATTGTGAAATTATTCCGTTTGGTTAATCCTAATCGCAAAAATCCGAAAGTTGAGCTTAAAAGCCCCTGTAGCTCAGTGGATAGAGCATTGGCCTCCGAAGCCATGTGCAGGTGTTCGATTCACCTCAGGGGCACAAAGTTTAATATGGCTCTGCCACTATCATTAATTTTTCAGAACTCGATAACGAGTACTTCTGCCTAAACCAATGCGTTCGATTTTTTTAAAACTTAAGAGTCGATCCATCACTTGGTTAATCGTAGGGCGTGCAATGCCTGTTTTCTGAACAACCTCTCGAGGGGAAGCTTCTTCAACCGTTTGGAGATGCCGCCAAACCGCTAACTGTTTTATGGAAAGAAGTTTCTCAATGTTTTCATCCGACAAGAGTTTAACTGCCATTTGAGATTGTTTCAGGGTAATGGTCAAAAAGAACTGTAACCATGAAACAATATTCTCTTTCTTTGTCTTAATTGTTTTCTGACTTTTGCGTAATGCAAGATAATAATCAGGTTTATTATCTTCGATCAATTTCTCGTGCGAAACATACGGCATGTAAAGATACCCTGCTTTTAAAAAAAGCAGGTTAGTGACTACTCTTGAGACTCTTCCGTTTCCATCTTGGAATGGATGAATGTTTAAAAACTCTACAATGAAATTACCGATTATTAGCAAAGGATGATATAACTTTTGTTGTAAAGCTTTTTCAGTCCACTCTACCAATTCGTGCATCTCTTTAGGTGTTAGATAAGCAGGTGTTGTATTAAACAAAATGCCGATAGACTGACCTGCTTCGTTAATCATATGAGCTTTATTTTCCCGTTTCTTATATTCACCACAATGAGTCTGATCTTTTGAAACATATTTGAGTAATTCGTGATGGAAATGTTTAATCGAACTTTCTGAAAATCTTAATCCTCGCCAAGCCTCAAAGACATTTTGCAATAATTCATAATAACCTTTGACCTCTTGTTTGTCCCGATCAGCGAATTTCTGAACAGAAATGCCTCGCATTAATCGCTCAATATCTGCGTCTGAAAGTCTGGCTCCCTCAATTCGGGTAGAAGCCCCCGTGGATGTTACCAATACGGATCTCTTCAATCGTCCAAGCACTTGCGGACTAAGCTTAGCACCCGCAATCCACTGCCCCTTACATTCATCAATTCCGGTTATAAGAGACCAACAAGCTTGTGGAATACTTTTGAGTCGCTTATCAAAAGAATGTAAACGTTTCATATATTTCAACTATATAAGATTATATAAAATTAACAAGTTTTTTACTTACTAACAAGTCCTCTGTATAGGCTACATCTTGCTTCGGCTTATGGGCTGCGAGCGCGTCAGATTTCGCAAAAAGTCCTCGACGTACCTTAGGGTACGCCTGCGGGCTTTTTGCTCATCTTCCTTCTCTCGCCACATAATCCTCGCAATCTGTAGCCTATACAGAGGACTTTGCTGACTGAATACATTCTACTAGGTATTTCCGTTCTCTTATTATTGAGCGTTATCGCCAGCAAAGTATCAGCACGGCTGGGCGTCCCTGCCCTACTTATATTTTTGGGTATCGGCATGCTGGCGGGTTCTGATGGGCTGGGTGGTATTCATTTTGATGATCCTGGTTTAGCTCAATCGATTGGCGTTATCGCCCTTGCCTTTATTCTTTTTTCAGGGGGCTTAGATACTTCCTGGAAAACAGTTCGCCCTGTGCTTTGGAAAGGATTTTCTCTTTCCACCCTAGGCGTGCTCCTTTCAACCCTTCTCGTGGGTGTATTTGCAAAGTTCTTGCTTAAATTTTCGTGGACCGAAGGTTTACTGCTCGGTGCCATCGTTTCAGCTACCGATGCTGCCGCTGTTTTTACCATTTTACGCTCAAAAAATATTGGTTTAAAAACTCACCTCCGGCCACTCTTAGAACTCGAATCAGGAAGCAACGACCCTATGGCTGTCTTTCTCACCATAGGATTCATTACACTTCTAGCCTATCCTAACACCTCTATTGCAAACTTACTAAGCATGTTCCTTCACCAAATGATCGTGGGGGCCGTCTTGGGTTACGGTCTTGCTAAAATGGTCCTTTTCTTAATCAATCAATTAAAATTGGAATATGAAGGGCTTTATCCCGTCTTGTCACTCACCCTGGTTCTTTTAGTTTACAGTTTAACGGCTTCTCTCGGTGGCAATGGTTTTCTTGCGGTTTATGTGGCGGGCCTCATGATGGGAAATACTGATTTTATCCACAAGAAAAGTCTACTCCGTTTCCATGATGGTTTAGCGTGGCTCATGCAGATTGCAATGTTCCTTGCCCTGGGCCTCTTGGTATTTCCTACTCAACTCATGCCCATTGCAGGGGCAGGTTTTATTATTTCGACATTTTTAATCGTCGTCGCCCGTCCAGCAAGCGTTTTGATAAGCCTTCTTTTCTCCAAAATGAATGTTAGAGAAAAAGCATTCGTTTCTTGGGTAGGCTTGCGCGGAGCGGTGCCCATTATCTTGGCCACTTTTCCCCTCGTAGCCAAAATCCCTAGGGCCGATTTCTTTTTTAATTTGGTCTTCTTTATCGTGTTAACTTCGAGTTTACTCCAGGGAGGAACTGTCCCCTTGATGGCAAGGTGTTTAAAAGTCACCGCGCCTCTAGAAAAAAAGCGTCGTTACCCCATCGAGTTTGAGCAACTGGAAGGCGCCGCTACCAACTTAGTGGAATATATCATCCCCTATCATTCAAACATTGTAGGCAAAAAAATCGTAGAACTGGGCCTCCCCGAAGATAGTCTCATCACCTTGATTTGTCGCAACGAAGAATTTATCGTGCCCAGCGGGGCAACCCCACTCGATGGTGGTGATGTAGTCCTAACCTTGGTCAACGACCGCAACGCTTCCGAGGTAAATAGAATTTTTTCCGAACCAAAAAACGCTCAGCACTAGTCACCTTTAATAATTACATGCTCCGCGTAGGGCCGATCATAATAAGGGGTTTCAACCAAAACCGGGCTAACGCCACCTATTTTGATGCTACCCGGTAATTTAACTCCAAATCTCCAAACCCCTGCATCCAACCAAAGATATTGTTTGCGCACCGGGCTATAGTAGACCTGATAACTGGGATAATAATAATAACGATGCACCACTTTTTTATGATGATGGTGATGGTGGTGTTTTTTAACACGATAACCATGAGCTGGGGCCCATGGGGGAGGATCCGCATAACTGGTATGAACTAAGCCTAACGATAAACCAAAAATTCCTAATAAAAAACCTATTAAAATAAAACGCCGCATAAAACACCTCCTTATTGCCTTCCGCCTGGCATGGTAACTCAACAGAAAGTTAAATCA
The Deltaproteobacteria bacterium DNA segment above includes these coding regions:
- the cysT gene encoding sulfate ABC transporter permease subunit CysT — encoded protein: MQFSWKKPSILPGFKLTLGYSLFYLSLLVLIPLSTLFLKSASLHWADFWEIITAPRVLAAYRLSLLTALIAAAVNTVFGLLLAWVLTRYSFPGKRIMDSLVDLPFALPTAVAGITLTTLYAPNGLIGKYLAALGINAAYTPLGIILALTFISLPFVVRTVQPVLETLDPDMEEASACLGAKRLATFFYIILPQLRPALFTGFSLAFARALGEYGSVVFISGNMPFKTEMTPLLIMTKLEQFDYTGATSIAVVMLLFSFLILMTINLMNWKLAK
- a CDS encoding DUF393 domain-containing protein encodes the protein MHIEVPNYFKDIHRPIVFFDGVCNLCNFWVQFIIKRDPHKKFYFASLQSKAGQAILEALGLPDSELNTMIFLEKDQCYLKSSAGLHIARTMGGWLRLGYIFIFIPEGIRNIFYRLISKYRYRYFGKKETCMTPTSDLQDRFLD
- the cysW gene encoding sulfate ABC transporter permease subunit CysW is translated as MRQNHNLIQPKQKWLHGFWFILALSFFSLFILVPLFAVFSNALSKGWQLYFHSIAEPDAMASIKLTLLTASISIPLNLIFGFAASWAIAKFDFVGKKFLITLIDLPFSVSPVISGMIFVLLFGAQGYLGPWLMAHNIKIIFTPFAIIIATLFVTFPFVARELIPLMESLGNDQEEAALTLGASAWQTFFHVTLPNVKWALLYGVILLNARAMGEFGAVSVVSGHIRGHTNTMPLHVEILYNEYDFVGAFAVASLLALLALFTIVAKSLVEWKSNIKREVLA
- a CDS encoding sulfate ABC transporter substrate-binding protein → MLNKLFHYGVLIASLLVISCTQANNKGIIRLLNVSYDPTRELYQEINTAFAKQWLEKTQQTIKIDQSHGGSGKQARSVIDGLEADIVTLALAYDIDSIAQKAKILPADWQNRLPNNSSPYTSTIVFLVRKGNPKGIQDWSDLVKPGIAVITPNPKTSGGARWNYLAAWGYALKNNSNDEAKAKEFIGQLFKNVPVLDSGARGSTTTFIERNLGDVLIAWENEALLVSKKLSPGQFDIVTPSISILAEPPVTLVDKNVDRHNTREVAKAYLDFLYTDAAQEVIAKNYYRPQSATVAAKYAAQFPKTTLLTIGHDFGGWQQTQNKHFADGGIFDQIYQPGK
- a CDS encoding type II toxin-antitoxin system Phd/YefM family antitoxin, which gives rise to MKPNLAEDIISVSEFRKKTADYLQEIHKKKRTVVLTQNGHSAAVVLSPQVYEKIQYERDLFAAIAKGEEEIESGKGISHEEIFKNLFARLERL
- a CDS encoding type II toxin-antitoxin system RelE/ParE family toxin yields the protein MKITWSPKAFKDLLHITEIVALDKKKAALKWAESVRKKVTRLKKFPRSGRVVPELKREEIREIIIGNYRVIYKLGKEVAILTVFHGAHQMAPLTKIHPFIEE
- a CDS encoding YARHG domain-containing protein; the protein is MYPRNILSILALLWLVILSPRVGNPDPATKTGAVLAEFEKLMAMQCNVTQFGISTPLEARILKNIPYAIVGRPFTSPELTELFNKDDGWYKPGSSSDVKIKPEHEACITRLQKREDQLRRSVKMDAEVERVFIRDPKIFLGLRAYPKATYKTTNTTFEKGKHWQWSAIDISPGSCGGDGSPNQRGDCAGIMISCELPENINDLKFLHCEIIPFG
- a CDS encoding Fic family protein; protein product: MKRLHSFDKRLKSIPQACWSLITGIDECKGQWIAGAKLSPQVLGRLKRSVLVTSTGASTRIEGARLSDADIERLMRGISVQKFADRDKQEVKGYYELLQNVFEAWRGLRFSESSIKHFHHELLKYVSKDQTHCGEYKKRENKAHMINEAGQSIGILFNTTPAYLTPKEMHELVEWTEKALQQKLYHPLLIIGNFIVEFLNIHPFQDGNGRVSRVVTNLLFLKAGYLYMPYVSHEKLIEDNKPDYYLALRKSQKTIKTKKENIVSWLQFFLTITLKQSQMAVKLLSDENIEKLLSIKQLAVWRHLQTVEEASPREVVQKTGIARPTINQVMDRLLSFKKIERIGLGRSTRYRVLKN
- a CDS encoding DUF4091 domain-containing protein, with translation MRWAFKSVYFIKKCWALVLCLACLGCGAAEPSSDEPNNDALPVTKISANTKLSAVWANTGEDKVTQEELRANGNPQNVLNSVWDGQKIQIFGAKNEVVAFNLILESAKLDVPDIKVSLAELTGPEGFKITSQPVSGDGVYNWVGRNIELFYVRYLPIKGLSKFSYEWYDERHLPERMQRPYTGEGAGQGLWQDRPDHDKFYPDIAVPLEWNNLFSIGKGKNQSIWVDLYIPKETPAGIYWGNILIYEGGLLTYEIPVQLKVYNFTLPDVPNSKTMLHLGYGDVNQRYVGEPFPSDSSKVFDLKLVRDRHFLLAHRHKISLIDANFGEEPWNIDAPRPDWLPRLNGNLFTKAHGYDGPGLGVGNNVFSIGTYSTWSWQNEGQAGMWLHTNNWVNWFKANAPETEYFLYLIDESSNFAQIEQWAGWIKSNPGPGKLMPSFATIWAPDAKQNTPSLDIPASTITVGIPAEWEPTLTYYKNHPTKKIFLYNGKRPASGSLCIEDDGIALRELAWGQYKKQINRWFIWESTYYNNFQAGAGQTNVFKQAKTFGTTSSVDPIAGETGWNYTNGDGVFFYPGTDKVFPEESYEVLGPIASLRLKHWRRGIQDVDYLTMAAAIDPAKVAALVEAMIPQVLWEYGVNDSTDPTWVLTDLSWNNDPQVWEAARRELAEMIQSN
- a CDS encoding ABC transporter ATP-binding protein; protein product: MSIFVSKLEKKFNKFIAVRNVTFQVEDGEFVTLLGPSGSGKSTILRCIAGLEKPESGHIQINGEDVTGVSVQDRKVGFVFQHYALFSHMTVGENIGFGLKVKGTHKKDRQARIDELIDLFELEGFENRLPSQLSGGQRQRVALARALAPEPKLLLLDEPFGALDTRLRKELRTWIKALHDRIRLTTVMVTHDQDEALELSNRIVVINKGLVEQDDSPWAIFNKPASEFVAKFVGETNQVTGTAYNQLIEWGPFKFWAPHVPDGKKAIVLFRPNDVYVSSRAEEGSAPGTIQSLQFLGALDCLEIKLENQFVVMAYVPKGVAEQSRFSVGKHIHVSITTAHVFETK